The genomic window GGCCAATGGAAAAGGGGTTATTGGGGGTTTAATGGATAGGGGAGGTATTTGAGGGGAGGAatagggttatggggggggaCTGGAGATGGGGTCGGGTCCTATGGGTGCGTGGGTTGAGTGGTTATGGGGGTTCCTGATAGTGAGCAGGTATTCgggtatggggggggtcctgggaTATGGGGGGCTCAATATGGGACACAATGGCTCCCagtgccccccccaccccagaaACCAAGATGGCGGCTGCTCTCGCGAGAACATCGCCAcgcctccctcccccccccggcGCCCTTCCCGCCGTCTCACCTCTCAGCCAATGGGAGAGCGGGATGATGATACTTAACCCCGCCCACCTCCCTTAGCCCCGCCCATAAGCACACCGACAGCCAATAGGACAGCGCGGTGGGCGTGGCTACGAGCAACGCCCCACCCATTCCTCCCACACCGACCAATGAGAGAACAGCATGCCTCTTAGCCACGCCTTCTCCTTTTGGGCTCTGACCAATGAGAGCAAAGAGGGGGCGTGGCCTCCATTAAGCCCCGCCCCACGTTGCGCACGcatccttcccccccccccatccgGAGTCACCTTGCGGCCGCGCGACCCCCGgtgcccccctcccccactTCCGGTGCCCCCTCCCCTATTTCCGGTGCCCCCTCCCCTATTTCCGgtccaagatggcggcggagCGGCCTCAGAGTTCACCGAAAGCCATTAAGTTCCTCTTCGGGGGATTGGCCGGGTGAGGGGGGGGCACCGGGGGCggttatggggcggttatggggtcgctatggggcggctatggggctgggggggcgctatgggtccctatggttctctataggtccctatgttactctatggggtctctatgggtccctatgggttctctatgggtctctctgggtccctgtgtgtctctatggggtctctatgggtccttatggggtcgctatggggcggctatggggctgggggggcgctatgggtccctatggttccctataGGTCcttatgtgtctctatgggtcgctgtggggtctctgtgggtccctatgggtctctctgggtccctatgtgtctctatggggtctctatgtgtccctatgggttcgctatggggcggctatggggctgggggggcgctatgggtccctatggttccccATAGGTCCCTATGTtactctatggggtctctatgggtccctatgtgttctctatgtgtctctatggggtctctatgggtccctatggggtcgctatggggcggctatggggctggggggtcgctatgggtccctatggttcccgATATGactctatgtgtctctatgtgtctctatgtgtctctatggggtctctatgggtccctatggggttgctgttggtccctatggggtccctatgggtccctatggggtccctatgggtctctatggatctcaGTGTGTCCCTGTGGTTCCCTATGGATCTCAATGCGTCCCtatagttccctatggggtctctatggggtctctatgggtctcagtgtgtccctgtggttccctatggggtccctatgtgactctgtgtgtttctatggggtctctatgggtccctatggggtatctatgggaCTCCATGGGTCTCAGTTTGTCTCTatgggttttctatggggtcctatggggtttctatgggtctcagtgtgtccttatggggtctctatgggaccctatgtggtccttatggggtcccaatgtgtccctatggctctctatggttccctatgggtctctatggggtttctatgggtcttaatgtgtctctatgggtaCCTATGGGTCTcactgtgtccctatgggttctcagtgtgtccctatggggtcactatgggtctcagtgtgtccctatggggtatctatgggtctcagtgtatttctatgggtctctatgggtttctatgtctctctatgggtctcaatgtatttctgtgggtctctatgggtccctatggggtctctatgggtctcagtgtatttctatgggtctctatgggtcaggATGGGGGCCACGGTGGTTGTGCAGCCCCTGGACCTGGTGAAGAACCGGATGCAGCTGAGTGGGGCCGGGGGAAGGAGCAAAGAGTTCCGCAGCAGCGCCCACGCACTGCAGAGCGTCCTGAAACACGAGGGGATACGGGGCTTGTACNNNNNNNNNNNNNNNNNNNNNNNNNNNNNNNNNNNNNNNNNNNNNNNNNNNNNNNNNNNNNNNNNNNNNNNNNNNNNNNNNNNNNNNNNNNNNNNNNNNNNNNNNNNNNNNNNNNNNNNNNNNNNNNNNNNNNNNNNNNNNNNNNNNNNNNNNNNNNNNNNNNNNNNNNNNNNNNNNNNNNNNNNNNNNNNNNNNNNNNNNNNNNNNNNNNNNNNNNNNNNNNNNNNNNNNNNNNNNNNNNNNNNNNNNNNNNNNNNNNNNNNNNNNNNNNNNNNNNNNNNNNNNNNNNNNNNNNNNNNNNNNNNNNNNNNNNNNNNNNNNNNNNNNNNNNNNNNNNNNNNNNNNNNNNNNNNNNNNNNNNNNNNNNNNNNNNNNNNNNNNNNNNNNNNNNNNNNNNNNNNNNNNNNNNNNNNNNNNNNNNNNNNNNNNNNNNNNNNNNNNNNNNNNNNNNNNNNNNNNNNNNNNNNNNNNNNNNNNNNNNNNNNNNNNNNNNNNNNNNNNNNNNNNNNNNNNNNNNNNNNNNNNNNNNNNNNNNNNNNNNNNNNNNNNNNNNNNNNNNNNNNNNNNNNNNNNNNNNNNNNNNNNNNNNNNNNNNNNNNNNNNNNNNNNNNNNNNNNNNNNNNNNNNNNNNNNNNNNNNNNNNNNNNNNNNNNNNNNNNNNNNNNNNNNNNNNNNNNNNNNNNNNNNNNNNNNNNNNNNNNNNNNNNNNNNNNNNNNNNNNNNNNNNNNNNNNNNNNNNNNNNNNNNNNNNNNNNNNNNNNNNNNNNNNNNNNNNNNNNNNNNNNNNNNNNNNNNNNNNNNNNNNNNNNNNNNNNNNNNNNNNNNNNNNNNNNNNNNNNNNNNNNNNNNNNNNNNNNNNNNNNNNNNNNNNNNNNNNNNNNNNNNNNNNNNNNNNNNNNNNNNNNNNNNNNNNNNNNNNNNNNNNNNNNNNNNNNNNNNNNNNNNNNNNNNNNNNNNNNNNNNNNNNNNNNNNNNNNNNNNNNNNNNNNNNNNNNNNNNNNNNNNNNNNNNNNNNNNNNNNNNNNNNNNNNNNNNNNNNNNNNNNNNNNNNNNNNNNNNNNNNNNNNNNNNNNNNNNNNNNNNNNNNNNNNNNNNNNNNNNNNNNNNNNNNNNNNNNNNNNNNNNNNNNNNNNNNNNNNNNNNNNNNNNNNNNNNNNNNNNNNNNNNCTTattgggggggatatggggggcagggggggtcATAGGAGACATGGGGTGAgttatgggggctatggggggggaTGGTGGGCTATAGGGCCTATATAGGCCTATTGTACCCCCCCGGCCCCacatctcctgccccacatcccctaTTGCAGCCTGTCGGCGGGGCTGCTGCGCCAGGCCACGTACACGACGACGCGGTTGGGGATCTACACGGTGCTGCTGGAGCGGCTGGCGGCCCCCGATGGGACCCCGCCGGGATTCCTCACCAAAGCCGCCGTGGGGATGACGGCCGGAGCCACCGGGGCCTTCGTCGGGACCCCCGCTGAGGTGGCCCTCATTAGGATGACTTCAGATGGACGGTGAGGCCCCTCGGCCAATAGGGTGGCTTCGTCTTGAGGGTGGGAGGGGATGTGGCCAATGGGGTGGCATGACACTGGGAGGTGGAGGCCTTGGTGGGGTCTGCCGCTGAGGTAGGCCTCATCAGGATGTCTTCAGATGGCCGGTGAGGTCTCTCGGCCAATAGGGAGGCTTCGTCTTGGGGTTCGGAGGGGTTACAGTCAATGGGGAGTGGTGATACTAGGAGGTGGAGGCCTTGGTGGGGACCACTGCTGAGGTAGGCCTCATCAGGATGAACTCTGATGGACGGTGAGGCCTCTCAGCCAATAGGGAGGCTTCGTCTTGGGGTTAGGAGGGGCTGTGGCCAATGGGGTGTCGTGAtgctgggaggtggtggggcCTAGGCCGCTGGATTGAGGCTTAGTCCACTGTACTGGGGCCTATGGAGGATGGAGCGGCCTAGACCCAAGTAATGGGGCCTATAGGGTTTGAAGGAGGCCCTGGTCCCCCATATTGGGGTTAATAGGGGATAAAGTGGTCTTGGGGGGATCCTGGTGCCCTTTATGGCGGTCTGTGGGGGGTTAGGGGGCTAATGGAGTCCTGGAccttttggggtctttgggggctACCGGGGCCTTTGTTGGGACCCCCGCTGAGGTGGCCCTCATTAGGATGACTTCAGATGGACGGTGAGGTCTCTCGACCAATAGGGTGGCTTCGTCTTGAGGGTGGGAGGGGATGTGGCCAATGGGGTGGCATGACACTGGGAGGTGGAGGCCTTGGTGGGGACCACCGATGAGGTAGGCCTCATTAGGATGACCTCCGACAGCTGGTGAGGCCTCTTGGCCAATAGGGAGGCTTCATGTTGGGAAATGGGGGGGAATGCAGCCAATGGGGAGTTGCGATATTGGGAGGTGGTGAGGCCTAGGCCGCTGTATTGAGGCCTAGTCTGCTGGATTGAAGCCTAGTCTATGCTATTGGGGCCTATGGAGCGGCCTAGACCCAAGTAATGGGGCCTATAGGGGATGAGGGAGCCCATGGTCGTCCATATTGGGGTCCATAAGGGATTAAAGGGCCCTGTAGGGGGTCCTAGACCCCCATATTGAGGTCTATAGGGGATAaagggggtcctgggggggttCTGGTCCCCCATATCAGGGTCTAGGGGGGCTAATGGGGTCTGAAGGGGGTCCTGGGCCCCAATATGAGGGTCTGGGGGAGATCCTGGACCCCaatattggggtctatgggggttaAAGGAGTCCTAGGGGTGTTCTCATTCCCAATATGGGGGTCCTGGTCCTCActatgggggtctttggggtctatgggggctgtTTTGatgaagcccccccccccaatttccCGTTCCCATCCCGTTCGACTCAAGGCTGCCCCCTGCCGAGCGCCGCGGGTATCGCAACGTGTTTGACGCCTTAGTGCGGATCGTGAGGGAGGAGGGAGTGCTGACCCTATGGAGGGTAAATGTGGGGGGATATGGNNNNNNNNNNNNNNNNNNNNNNNNNNNNNNNNNNNNNNNNNNNNNNNNNNNNNNNNNNNNNNNNNNNNNNNNNNNNNNNNNNNNNNNNNNNNNNNNNNNNNNNNNNNNNNNNNNNNNNNNNNNNNNNNNNNNNNNNNNNNNNNNNNNNNNNNNNNNNNNNNNNNNNNNNNNNNNNNNNNNNNNNNNNNNNNNNNNNNNNNNNNNNNNNNNNNNNNNNNNNNNNNNNNNNNNNNNNNNNNNNNNNNNNNNNNNNNNNNNNNNNNNNNNNNNNNNNNNNNNNNNNNNNNNNNNNNNNNNNNNNNNNNNNNNNNNNNNNNNNNNNNNNNNNNNNNNNNNNNNNNNNNNNNNNNNNNNNNNNNNNNNNNNNNNNNNNNNNNNNNNNNNNNNNNNNNNNNNNNNNNNNNNNNNNNNNNNNNNNNNNNNNNNNNNNNNNNNNNNNNNNNNNNNNNNNNNNNNNNNNNNNNNNNNNNNNNNNNNNNNNNNNNNNNNNNNNNNNNNNNNNNNNNNNNNNNNNNNNNNNNNNNNNNNNNNNNNNNNNNNNNNNNNNNNNNNNNNNNNNNNNNNNNNNNNNNNNNNNNNNNNNNNNNNNNNNNNNNNNNNNNNNNNNNNNNNNNNNNNNNNNNNNNNNNNNNNNNNNNNNNNNNNNNNNNNNNNNNNNNNNNNNNNNNNNNNNNNNNNNNNNNNNNNNNNNNNNNNNNNNNNNNNNNNNNNNNNNNNNNNNNNNNNNNNNNNNNNNNNNNNNNNNNNNNNNNNNNNNNNNNNNNNNNNNNNNNNNNNNNNNNNNNNNNNNNNNNNNNNNNNNNNNNNNNNNNNNNNNNNNNNNNNNNNNNNNNNNNNNNNNNNNNNNNNNNNNNNNNNNNNNNNNNNNNNNNNNNNNNNNNNNNNNNNNNNNNNNNNNNNNNNNNNNNNNNNNNNNNNNNNNNNNNNNNNNNNNNNNNNNNNNNNNNNNNNNNNNNNNNNNNNNNNNNNNNNNNNNNNNNNNNNNNNNNNNNNNNNNNNNNNNNNNNNNNNNNNNNNNNNNNNNNNNNNNNNNNNNNNNNNNNNNNNNNNNNNNNNNNNNNNNNNNNNNNNNNNNNNNNNNNNNNNNNNNNNNNNNNNNNNNNNNNNNNNNNNNNNNNNNNNNNNNNNNNNNNNNNNNNNNNNNNNNNNNNNNNNNNNNNNNNNNNNNNNNNNNNNNNNNNNNNNNNNNNNNNNNNNNNNNNNNNNNNNNNNNNNNNNNNNNNNNNNNNNNNNNNNNNNNNNNNNNNNNNNNNNNNNNNNNNNNNNNNNNNNNNNNNNNNNNNNNNNNNNNNNNNNNNNNNNNNNNNNNNNNNNNNNNNNNNNNNNNNNNNNNNNNNNNNNNNNNNNNNNNNNNNNNNNNNNNNNNNNNNNNNNNNNNNNNNNNNNNNNNNNNNNNNNNNNNNNNNNNNNNNNNNNNNNNNNNNNNNNNNNNNNNNNNNNNNNNNNNNNNNNNNNNNNNNNNNNNNNNNNNNNNNNNNNNNNNNNNNNNNNNNNNNNNNNNNNNNNNNNNNNNNNNNNNNNNNNNNNNNNNNNNNNNNNNNNNNNNNNNNNNNNNNNNNNNNNNNNNNNNNNNNNNNNNNNNNNNNNNNNNNNNNNNNNNNNNNNNNNNNNNNNNNNNNNNNNNNNNNNNNNNNNNNNNNNNNNNNNNNNNNNNNNNNNNNNNNNNNNNNNNNNNNNNNNNNNNNNNNNNNNNNNNNNNNNNNNNNNNNNNNNNNNNNNNNNNNNNNNNNNNNNNNNNNNNNNNNNNNNNNNNNNNNNNNNNNNNNNNNNNNNNNNNNNNNNNNNNNNNNNNNNNNNNNNNNNNNNNNNNNNNNNNNNNNNNNNNNggttctatgggggtcctatggggcgTATATGGGTCTTgggggggtggttatggggtattatggggttCTATCGGGGTCatggggggtctgtggggggatatgggggtcttgatgggggtttattggggttctatggggggatatggggttctatggggggatattggggcTCCtgtggggggttatggggttttagggGGTCCTGGCCCCCTATAtcaggatctatggggcctatgggggtcCTGGCTCCCTATATTGGGATCTGGGGGCGTCCATGTGGTTATTAATTAGGGCTGTTAATGAACTAATTGCCCCCAGGTTATTTCCGGGATGACATCCTGTGCCATTTCTGTGCCAGTATGATCAGCGGCCTCGTCACCACCGCGGCCTCAATGCCTGTGGACATCGCCAAGACACGGTGTGCGACCCACacgtgtggggctgggacccacaAGTggggggtgggacccataagtgtgggaTTGGGACCTATTAGGGTGGGGttgagacccataagtgtggggctgggaccNNNNNNNNNNNNNNNNNNNNNNNNNNNNNNNNNNNNNNNNNNNNNNNNNNNNNNNNNNNNNNNNNNNNNNNNNNNNNNNNNNNNNNNNNNNNNNNNNNNNNNNNNNNNNNNNNNNNNNNNNNNNNNNNNNNNNNNNNNNNNNNNNNNNNNNNNNNNNNNNNNNNNNNNNNNNNNNNNNNNNNNNNNNNNNNNNNNNNNNNNNNNNNNNNNNNNNNNNNNNNNNNNNNNNNNNNNNNNNNNNNNNNNNNNNNNNNNNNNNNNNNNNNNNNNNNNNNNNNNNNNNNNNNNNNNNNNNNNNNNNNNNNNNNNNNNNNNNNNNNNNNNNNNNNNNNNNNNNNNNNNNNNNNNNNNNNNNNNNNNNNNNNNNNNNNNNNNNNNNNNNNNNNNNNNNNNNNNNNNNNNNNNNNNNNNNNNNNNNNNNNNNNNNNNNNNNNNNNNNNNNNNNNNNNNNNNNNNNNNNNNNNNNNNNNNNNNNNNNNNNNNNNNNNNNNNNNNNNNNNNNNNNNNNNNNNNNNNNNNNNNNNNNNNNNNNNNNNNNNNNNNNNNNNNNNNNNNNNNNNNNNNNNNNNNNNNNNNNNNNNNNNNNNNNNNNNNNNNNNNNNNNNNNNNNNNNNNNNNNNNNNNNNNNNNNNNNNNNNNNNNNNNNNNNNNNNNNNNNNNNNNNNNNNNNNNNNNNNNNNNNNNNNNNNNNNNNNNNNNNNNNNNNNNNNNNNNNNNNNNNNNNNNNNNNNNNNNNNNNGATAGAGAGTGAGAAtagacccataagtgtgggtctagacccataagtggggacTAAGACCATTaaatatggggctgggacccataagtggggggtgGGACTGTTAAGGGTGGGGTAGGACCCAtaaatgtggggctgggactcGTAAGTGTGGGTCtagacccataagtgtgggtcagccccataagtgtgggtcaGCCCCATAAGCCAGgctgtgccccataagtgtgggtcagccccataagtgttTGTGTCCCCCCGCAGCATTCAGAACATGAGAACTATTGATGGCGTCCCCGAATACCGCAATGGGCTGGTGAGCACCTGTGACCTTTGACCCCGTGACCTCTGACCCCCCATGACCCCCATAACCTCCAGCGCCATGACCTCTGACCCCATCGTGACCCTGTGACCTCTcaccccctgaccccattgacccctcACACCCCTCTGACCTCCAATCTCCCTCCATGCCCTCTGACCTTTTGTAACCCCCAATGACCCCTGACCCCCCGATGACCCCACAGTGACCTTTGACCATCATGACCTTTGACCCCTCTGACCCCCTCTGACCTTTCATGACCCCTGATGACCTTCAacccccaaatgaccccaagGTGACCTCTGACCCTCGTGACCCCACGGTGACCTTTGACCATCGTGACCCCATGGTGACCTTCGACCCCTCTGACCCCCTCTGACCTTTCATGACCCCTGATGACCTCCAACCCCCAAATGACCCCATGGTGACCTCTGACCCTCGTGACCCCACGGTGATCTTTGACCCTTGTGACCCCATAGTGACCTCTGTCCCTCGTGACCCATGATGACCTTTGACCCTCGTGACCCCATGCTAACCTGTGACCCCACGGTGACCTGTGACCCCACGGTGACCTGTGACCCCAGTGACCCCACATTGACCTTTGACCCCGTGACCTTTGCCCCCTCAGGACGTGCTGCTGAAGGTGATCCGCCATGAGGGTTTCTTCAGCCTGTGGAAGGGCTTCACGCCGTATTACGCCCGGCTGGGCCCACACACCGTCCTCACCTTCATCTTCCTGGAGCAGATGAACGCGGCCTACAAGCGCCTGGTCCTCAGAGCTTGACCTCTGACCCCTGACCCCAGTCACCTTTGACCCCGAGGGGTTGACCTTTGACCCTAAgggtgacccccccccccccccgaccccagAGGGAGGGTCCCGTAGGGTGACCCCGATGCTTGACCCCATATGGGGGTGAATGTGTGACCTCCAGAGGGAGTGACCTCTGACCCCATGGGGTTGACCTTTGACCCCCAGAGTGGAtgacccctgaccccatagggctgacCCCATGACAGCTGTATGGGTTTGACCTTTGACCCCACGGGGTTGACACCTGACCCCAGGTCCCTTAGgatgaccccatagggctgatCCTATAAGACACATATGGGTGTGCACGCGtgacccctgaccccattgGGATGACCTTTGACCCCTGACCCCGTCACCTTTGACCCCTACGGGGTAAGCCCTAAGGGTGACCTCCCCACTGTGCACAATGGGGGGCCCCAtagggtgaccccatagggctgtAGGGGTTGACCTTTGACCCCCACATGGGCTGACCCCACAGGGTTGACCTTTGACCCTCAGATGGGCTGACCTCTGACCCCATTCGGTTGACCTTTAACCCCCAGGGGTCATGACCCCTCTCCAGGCTTTGTGTGCTACAGGGGGACTTTAAACCCTATTATAAGGACTGATCACGTGACCAGCCCCTGATTGACCACGTGACCCCACAGCCACCGATCACGTGACCCAACGGGCTGATCACATGACCCCTCCCAGTCACTATATAGGGGCTTATAGGGAAAGGTAGAGGACAAGGGGGGGTGACGGCCATTaaccccccctctcccccttcttcatcttttcctgcCCTCATTAAGTAAGagttcattaattaattaaagcttaattaagaaacaaagctcATTACCGCCGCTTCCGGATCACTTCCGCATTCTCACGGCGCATGCGCGCTATAAGGCGGAAGTAGAGGCCTAATGCACTTCCGGCGCCGCTAAACGCATGCGCACTACTAGGCGGAAGTAGAAGTCGAAAGCACTTCCGGTCCGCAATACGCATGCGCAGGAAGCCCCTGTTCCCGCCTTTCCCTTCCCgcccttttccctcccctcaGCGCTGAGGGAagcggccgccatcttggacGCCGCCATGTTGGCTGCTTTAATCGGCCCCATCTCATCACGGAACCGGAAGAAGAACAACGTTTATTGCTTCCGGTATCCGTCTTTAACCCTCCCCCTTCATCCCCGTTTCCGGTTGGCTTTCTATCCGGTTTTTCACACGGTTGGGCCTCCATCTCCTCCCGGTAATTCGGGGCCTGCGAGGACCCGCCTCTCAACGCCGCCCTCAGTGATGGCCGCCAGGCGGATGACGCCGCCGCTCGAGCCGTCCCGGGCCATGGCGAGGGACAGAGCTATGGGGGGTTAGATGGGGCACAACTTGaccacccagccccataagtgcacccccagccccatagatgccccacAACCTGCCTCTACAGCCCCATAtctgcacccccagccctatATCTGCACCCAAGACCCATATGTGCCCTACAACCTGCCTCTACAGCCCCATATCTGCACCCTCAGACCCACACTTGCAACCCCAGATCCATATCTGCCATCCAACCTACCCCCCAGGCCCATATGTGCCCCACAACCTGCCTCTAcagccccatatctgcccccccagccctataTCTGCACCCAAGACCCATATGTGCCCTACAA from Coturnix japonica isolate 7356 unplaced genomic scaffold, Coturnix japonica 2.1 chrUnrandom748, whole genome shotgun sequence includes these protein-coding regions:
- the SLC25A11 gene encoding mitochondrial 2-oxoglutarate/malate carrier protein; translated protein: MAAERPQSSPKAIKFLFGGLAGMGATVVVQPLDLVKNRMQLSGAGGRSKEFRSSAHALQSVLKHEGIRGLYCSLSAGLLRQATYTTTRLGIYTVLLERLAAPDGTPPGFLTKAAVGMTAGATGAFVGTPAEVALIRMTSDGRLPPAERRGYRNVFDALVRIVREEGVLTLWRVNLPPGYFRDDILCHFCASMISGLVTTAASMPVDIAKTRIQNMRTIDGVPEYRNGLDVLLKVIRHEGFFSLWKGFTPYYARLGPHTVLTFIFLEQMNAAYKRLVLRA